The Candidatus Sulfotelmatobacter sp. region CCTACGCCCCCGAATATCGTCAGATCGCGCGCGAAGAAGCCGCAAAACTCGGCATCCCGCAAAATGAAGGCGTGTATGCCGCGCTGCTCGGGCCCAGCTATGAGACTCCGGCGGAAATAGAATATCTGCGCCGCATCGGCGCTGACCTGGTGGGCATGTCGACGGTCGCCGAAGTTATTGCCGCCCGTCACATGGGAATGAAAGTCCTCGCAATTTCCTGCGTAACAAATATGGCTGCAGGAATTTTAGACCAGCCGCTATCCCATGCCGAAGTCATGGAAACCGGAGAGCGCGTAAAAACCACATTCGAGTCCCTACTGCACGCCGTCCTCCCCCGCATAGCGCAAGACATAGGAGAGTAAATCGGCCCCACGTGGCGACGGACGCATTCGTCCGTCCCGCGATAGCTTGCCCTGAGCGAAGTCGAAGGGGCGAAGCCGAGTGAAGTCCGCAAGACGGCCGCCGGAGGAAAATCACCGTCCCATCCTCCGAATCAACCAGCCGCCGGCGGCTTCACCCACGAACCGCGACGAAATTATTCTGACTCACCGCAAACCCAAGTGCCCTCGCGAATCACCGCCGCGCGAACCATGCCCGCGTTCTATAATGCTGCTGCAATCCATTTCACGGAGGCACTCATGCCGCAAGCCATCCCCGAAAAGTACAAAGATCTTTTTCAGAAGCGGGCGTTCGCCAGCCTGGGGACTTTAATGCCCGACGGCAGTCCGCAAGTTACGCCGGTCTGGTGCGACTTCGACGGCGAGCACGTCATCTTCAACTCCGCCCGCGGACGTCAAAAAGATAAGAACGTCCGCCGCGATCCCCGCGTATCGCTCGCAATTATCGATCCCGAAAATCCCTACCGCTATCTCGAAATTCGCGGCCGCGTCGTCGAAATCACCGAAGAAGGCGCCGACGAAAGCATCAACAAGCTGGCCAAAAAATATCTCGGCGTCGACAAGTATCCCTACGCCCAGCCCAGCGAAGTCCGCGTCATCTACAAGATCAAGCCCGAACACACCACGGTGATGGGATAGGCGTTTTCGTAGCGCCGGCGTCCCGCCGGCCGTCGCGGGGCGTCACGCCCCCCACCCCTGGAAAGCAGCACTTCGGCTAGACGCACCGTGGAAGAGCGGCGCTTCAGCGCCGCGTCCAGCGCGAGAAAAAAGAATCGGGCTTTAGCCCCCGAACGAGGATCGCCATCCGTACTTACAACCTGTGCTTCCTCGGCTTCGGCAACGTCAACCGGACGCTGGTCCGCCTCCTCGAAGACCGCGCCCAGGAACTTCGCGACCGCCACGGCATTGCGTACAGCATCACCGGAATCGCCTCCCGCCGCCTGGGCTGGATCGCTGACGCAGACGGCCTGGACGCTTCCGTCGCTCTCAATCCGAAGAACGAACGGGAAGGGCGCGACTTCAGTCGTGCCGATAACGCCCCGGCAAAAAGCGGGCTTCAGCCCCTGAGGGCCGCAACCGCCTACGATCAAACGAAAGCCTGGCTCGCCGCCGCCCGCGCCGACGTCCTCTTCGAAGCCACATCTCTCAACGTCGAAACCGGCCAGCCCGCCATCGAGCACATCCGCGCGGCGCTCGAACACGGAGCCCACGCTATCACCGCCAACAAAGGCCCCATCGTCCACGCCTACCGCGAACTCCGCGACCTGGCCCTGGCGCGCGAAAAGAAATTCCTCTTCGAATCCACGGTCATGGACGGCGTGCCGATTTTTTCTCTCTTCGATCAGATGCCCACGATTCACCTGAAAGGCTTCCACGGAATTCTCAATTCGACGACCAACGTAATCCTCAGCGAAATGGAAAATGGCCTCGCCTTCGACGACGCCGTGAAAAAAGCGCAAGCCCTCGGCATCGCCGAAACCGACGCCACTCACGACATCGACGGCTGGGACGCCGCCGTAAAAACCGCCGCGCTCGTGAACGTATTGATGTGTTCGAACGAAAATGACACGCCGATTCGCCTCGACGAAATCGCCCGCGAAGGCATCCGCGACATCACCATGCAAGCCGCCCGCAACGCCCGCCGCGACGGCTGGCCCTTCAAACTAGTCTGCCGCGCCAAGCGGGAAGGCGACAAAGTAGTAGCGAGCGTCGCCCTCAAAAAAATGCTGGTTAGCACGCCAATGGGAGGAATCTCTGGAACCTCCTCATACATTTGTTTCAATACAGACGTTTTCCCCGTGCTCTCGATTACCGAGCAAGACCCTGGCCTGCATGCGACCGCGTACGGCATGCTCGCGGATTTTGTGCGTGCGGTGGAGTAATGTATGTTTGCTGTTAGGTTTGTGGAAGGGCACGGCTTCAGCCGTGCCGTTAAGCGCCACGAATCACGCGGGCTTTAGCCCCTGCGCGGCGCCGGCCACTGCCGCTCTGGCCGCGACGATCCTTCACAAGCAATGGCCAATGCTTTGGATAGACACGTCGCTCAAAGTATCGTAGGGCGATGGATCGACCTGACGGTTCGTGTGATTGAATCGAAACTCGACGTACACAGACCAGCGATCGCAAGCCAAGCCATCTCCGGGATACTCGTCGATCTTAACCCGCGGATTCCACATCTGATCAGAGTAAGGCGTTCCCCGAGTGCCCAGATACTTTCCCACCTCGGCTCGTCGGCTCCCACGCGGCAGGTCGCGCTGAAACTCCGCGAGCTTGGCCTGATACCGAGCGTCCCGTTCAGCCTCAATTCGCGCCGCCGCCGCACGCCGTGCTTCATACCGCAAAACAAGAATTCTCCCCGAAACCAGAGCCAATAAAACGACAACGAAGATCACTACCAGAGGTTTTTTCATTGAGCGGCCCGAGCAGCAACATGATGCCACGCATTAGCTGGCTCGACAACGACGTCCGCAATCATGATAAAAATAAACCGACGATTATGCCCACCACCGAACACGTCATCTCCCGCACCCTCGACCTCGCCTACATCCGCGCGCAATTCCCCGCGCTCGCCCAGGCCGTCAACGGACACCCCGCCGTCTTCCTAGACGGCCCCGGCGGGACGCAGGTTCCGCAGCGCGTGATCGACGCCATCTCGAATTACCTGCGCCGCGACAACGCCAACACCGGAGGAGCCTACGCCACCAGCCGCCGCACCGACGCCATGATCGCCGAAGCCCGCTCCGCCATGGCCGACTTCCTCCACTGCGCCGCCGACGAAGTCGTCTTCGGCCCCAACATGACCACGCTCACCTACGTCATCTCTCGCGCAATCGCCCGCGAACTCAAACCCGGCGACGAGATCGTCATCACCCGCCTCGACCACGACGCCAACGCTTCCCCGTGGCTGCAAATGGCCGAGGATCTTCAAAATGAAGGTCGGGGCGTCATCGTCCGCTGGGCCGAGATCAACGACGCCGACTGCACGCTGAACATGTCCGACCTGGCGTCGAAAATAAACAAGAACACGAAGCTGGTCGCAGCCGGCTACGCCTCTAACGCCGTCGGCACCATCAATCCAGTGAAGGAGATCGTTCGCCTCGCGCACGCCGCCGGAGCGCTCGCCTATATCGACGCCGTCCACTACGGCCCGCACGGACTCATCGATGTGGCCGCGCTCGATTGCGATTTTCTGGCGTGTTCGACCTACAAATTCTTCGGCCCGCATATGGCCGTGCTCTACGGCAAGCGCGAACACCTCAAGCGCCTGCGCCCTTACAAACTGCGTCCCAACACGAACGCCATTCCAAACTGCTGGGAGTGGGGCACGCTCAATCATGAATGCATCGCCGGCATCGCCGCCTGCGTGGAATATCTGGCCGATCTCGGCCGATCTTCTGAACAGAGGGTGCCCCACCCTTCGCGCCTTTCGAAGGGTGGGAATTCCGACTCTCGACCTGAGACGACGCCCCGCCGCGCCGCCATCGAAGCCGCCTACGCCGCCATTCACGAGCACGAGCGTGCTCTAACGGAACAGATGATGGCCGGCCTCAAGAAAATTCCTAGCGTAAAGATCTACGGTATCACCGACCCCGCCCGCTTCCACGAGCGCTGCGCCACATTCGCGATAAGAATTGAAGACCACACGCCGCTCGAACTCGCCACCAAACTCGGCGACCGCGGCATCTTTACCTGGGACGGCAATTACTACGCCCTGAACCTGACCGAGCACCTCGACGTAGAAAAATCCGGTGGCTTCCTGCGCATCGGCTTAGTCCACTACAACACAGCCGACGAGATCGATCGCCTCCTCGCCGCGCTGCACGAGATTGTCGGCGCGTAAGAAGATTTAATCTAATATCCGACACGCAGATCAGCCCGGGACGCGAATCCCGGGCTGTTGTTTTGCAACCGACGCGAAATGTCACTGGGTGCCCCATTTCTCGCGTTCTTGGCGAGAAAGCTTGCCCTGAGCCTGTCGAAGGGTGGGGACTTCAAAGACCCGCGGTTACGGCCAGCGCTTGGCGGTGTCTTCCCAACCCGCAGCCCGCACAGGCTGCGGCGGAGGAATCGACGGCGACGACGGGATCGTTAGCCGCGCCGTGGGCTGTGGTCCATTGACCGCGGTCGCCAAGGCCGGCTTTCCCATTTCGGACGCCATCTCTTTTTCCTCGGAAAGCAGGGGCGCCACCAACCGCAGGGCCTCCACTTCCTTCTCCAGGCGAGTCAACTCCATCTCCTTTTGCCGCAAGACTTCATAAACGTTTTTCATCGCCATAGCACCTGCCCGTGTTGGTCAGAATTTTGTTGGTCGAAATTTGGATTGGGTTGCAAACCCGTTCTCCGCACTCTAGCAGAGTTGCCTGTGTTGTCAAGGATTTCAGTGCGCTGCGACCCTAATGAAGGCGCCAATCGGGGCCGCGAAAGATGGTCGCGCTTCCGCAGCACGGGATAACCCGCTATCCGTATAACCCGTTAAGTGTAAAGAATTGGGTCTAACGCGATCTAACCTACTAACGATCTAACGTACTAAGATCTAACGTACTAAGAAGATCGCGGCGACAACCGCGCCCACCACCAGCAGAACGCCCACTATGTACTTGTGTGTCGCGAACCACGACTGCGCGGGCTCCAGTCCCGCGCTCAATACGAACTCCGGCGAGCCTTTCGCCGCGGCCGGTTCCATCCCGTCAAACGCCGCGCTCGAAATCCCCGTCGGCGCTTCTGTCGCTTTGAATTCCCTTACCGTCGTCGCCGGAACCGAACCGCCCGAAACCCTAATCATCGAGGACGCCCGCTCAATCGATGGCATGGATACGCCACTTCCCGCCGATTGAGCTGCCGCGAATGCCCGCATCTCCGCTTTCGGCGCCATCGTAGCCGGAACCACGGAGCTCGCCGCAGCCGTCACCCCTCCCGCGCCCGCCTTGGGCACGCCCAGCTGGCCCCGCCACTTTTTCTCTTCGCACTCCACACAAAGCGTCCGCCCCGCCGATACTGGAAATCCACACGCCTCACACTTGCGCAGACTCATCAACCCCGGTGGAACGTGGCTCTGATCCACATCTTCCGCCGTTTCCACCTCGCTCGCCGGATGCAATGCCGCCGACCAGAATAACTTCTTCTTCGCCTCGTTCTTCCGAGACGCAGGCGCCTCCTCGACAACGGCTGCCCCATCCCTTCGCGCACTTTGCGAAGGAGCCTCCGCTGGGCTTGTCGAAGGGCTGGGAACCAGTGTGATTGATGGCTCTTCTACGTCGAGTAAAACCTCGCCTGTTTCCAATTCCTGCGCCGAAATCTCATCCTTCTTCAGCATCTCCGGTAGCGTCCGCGCAGCCTGCGCCAGTCGCACCGCGGTTTCCACCATCTCGCTCAGCCGCTGCACCGCCGACACGTCGCGCGCGCCAAAGGCATTCGCCTTCCCCGAAAAAAGTTCGAAGATCCCCAACACCCCATCGTCGTTGACCACAGGCATTACCACTACGGAGGCGATCCCCATCTGGCGGCACACTTCGCGGTTCACTCGCGCGTCGCGCTCGGCATCGTCACAGCGCAATGCCTGGCGCGTACGCACGCTCTCCCCCGACAACCCGAACTCAGTGGAGAACAGCGCGCCCAACTCCGGCGCGTTCGATCCTGTGGTGGCGCGGCACAGCATTTCGTCCTTGCCCTCGCGCCGCAGGGCAATCGCAACTCCGCTCGCTCCGGTAATGTACTGCGCTCGGTTCGCCAGCAACTGCAACGCAGCATCCAGGTCGCGCTGTGCCATTTCAGCCAGCGACCCGGTAATCTCGCCGGCAAAACTGGTCGCAGCGGGATGTAAGCCCGGTCCCATGAGAGGATGCGCGCCCTGCGCGAGCGAAGAGCCATTTTGAGAGGAGTTGGCGTGCGGTTCCATAGCGACTGTCGCCGTCCTTAAGCCGGGCAATCCCGGACCGAAGCCCTCAGCGATTCACCTAAGTCGTTAAGGACGCGGATGATTGAAGTCTCGCTCGCAACAGGAAAGGTGTCAAGAATTTCGCTACGCGAAAGGATTAGCCCAAAAGTTTCAGGAATCGCGCTTTGCCCGCCACCGCTCACGTAGCGGCGGACGCATTCGTCCGCGCACGCTAAGGGGCCGAAGTGCTCGGCTCGGACGAATGCGTCCGGGCCTACGTGACAATGCTGAGTGCCGCCTGCTGCCTCATCCGCCGCAGCGCCGCCTGCGCCAGCCCGTTCGCCTCGGCATTACTCTCCCGTGGAACATGCGAAATGGAAAACGCCAGCGAGCGCGCCAGCTTCCGGCAGGTCCAATGCAAAGAGTAAAGTCGCGGACTGCGGCAGATATACTCCCCCGTCATCTGCCTCACCACGACTTCCGAGTCGGAATATACATGCAGCTTTTGCGCCTTGCGCGAGATCGCGTATTGCAGCGCTTCCATAAGCGCCGCATACTCGGCAACATTGTTATCTTGATGGCCAATCCACTTGGCGATGCGTACCGGGCCGCTGGCGCAGCCCTGAATCACCACTCCAATGCCCGATGGCCCCGGATTTCCCAGGCACCCGCCGTCCACGTAAGCCACCAGTTCTGACATCACGATGCGCGACTTCGATTTTTGCGACTTCCGATTTGGCGCCGATCGTCTGACGACCGCTCTCTGCAATACTCAAGATTGAAGATGCGCTCATCCCGCCATACCGTCAAGACGATTTTTTGATTCTCTTTCATCGTTTTGCCCTGTGCCCCAGCAGTGTGCAAGTTTATGTGCAAAAACCGGACCAATTTACTCGGTCTGTGGATAAGCTCCCAATCTGCAATCATTTGCATTTCTGGTTATGCACAGCTTTGCTTGGAGCTATTGCACCAATAGTTTGCGTTGACGTTTTTTAATTCTCTGTTAATGTTGCTTGCGTCGACGGTCGAAAGGGTTGGCGCCGTAACAAGCGACAGTCCAAAGTAGACTGAGTGATCGGCCCGGCGGGGCGACCTGCAAGGGCGACCAGACCTGAAAAAACCGACTGCTCTGCGAGGGTCAGTTGGGGTTTGGGACTGCGAAAGCAGTGATCGCATCAAGGGGTCGTGACGGTACATGCTTCCACGCTGTTGGCTCCCTCGCAGGAGCAAGCAGCTAGAGCATAACCAATGTCACGGCCCTTTCAATTTTTCCCTGGCTGTTCTCCACAATCGGCATCTTCCGATCAATGGCGCTTTCAGCGTGTTGTTATCCGCATCTGCAACGTTGCGGCGGCACCCTTCCGTCGTGAGCGCTGCTCACCTTCCCGTCACCGCAGCCTTTCCCACTTCGATAAGACCTGGGCGTGCAACCAACGCAAAAAAGAAAGTCGCTCCTTTGCCGACTTCACTTTTCGCCCAGACCTCTCCTCCATGCTTTCTGACGATGCGGCGAACCGTCGATAGTCCAACGCCCGTCCCCTCGAAGTCCTCAGCCTTGTGTAGCCGCTGGAAGACGCCGAACAATTTGTTAGCATACCGTTCGTCGAAGCCCGCGCCATTATCCCGCACAAAGATCACAGATACGCCCTTCTCCTGGATCTGCCCAACCTCGATCACCGCAATCTCGCGCCGCCGGCTATATTTGACGGCGTTCGAAAGCAGGTTGGTGAAGACCTGTTTCATCAAGCCGGGGTCGCACTCCACCGGGGATAGATCTCCAATCTGCCAATCGATCTGACGGCTTCCACACTCGGACTGGAGATCCGAAAGGACGTCTCTCAGCAGTGAGTTCAGATCGGTATTCACTCGTACCAGATGCTCGCGCCCGATCTGGGCCATTTTCAGCAAGTCTTCGATGAGCCGGCCCATACTCTTTACCCCGCTCTGGATTCGATTCAAATACTGTTGCGCCTCAGGCTCCATCTTCGAACCATATTCTTCGCTCAGGATCTGGGAAAAACCGCTGATGTGACGCAAAGGAGCTCGCAAATCGTGTGAAACGGAATAAGAAAAGGCCTCAAGATCGCCGTTCGCCGCATGAAGCTGCGCCGTGCGTTCTTGCACCTGTTGCTCCAAACGATCATGGGCTTCTCCTATCGCTGCATCCCGCTCTTGAATCTGCGCCAGCATTTCATTGAACGTAGAGATCAGAACCCCAATCTCGTTGCGCTCGCCATTCGCGGGCGCACGGACCGAATAATTCTTCTCGCTTAGAACAATTTGGGCAGTCTCCGCCAGCCGCACGATAGGATCGGCAATGGACCGCCGTGCCGAAGCTGACATCCACATCGCCGCCAGCAGCGCCATCAGAAACACCGTCGCGACAATCAGCGCGGAGCCCCTCTCGCGGGCGTTGATCGCTTCTAAATCCGATCGCAGGTACACCGTCGCGACCGGCTTTCCGTGAAACATAATCAATCGGACTAACGCGACCTGACCATTCTGGATCCGAGAGGCTTGAGTTTGACCGTTTGGAATTGTGGGCTGAAGCGAAGGC contains the following coding sequences:
- a CDS encoding GAF domain-containing protein; its protein translation is MEPHANSSQNGSSLAQGAHPLMGPGLHPAATSFAGEITGSLAEMAQRDLDAALQLLANRAQYITGASGVAIALRREGKDEMLCRATTGSNAPELGALFSTEFGLSGESVRTRQALRCDDAERDARVNREVCRQMGIASVVVMPVVNDDGVLGIFELFSGKANAFGARDVSAVQRLSEMVETAVRLAQAARTLPEMLKKDEISAQELETGEVLLDVEEPSITLVPSPSTSPAEAPSQSARRDGAAVVEEAPASRKNEAKKKLFWSAALHPASEVETAEDVDQSHVPPGLMSLRKCEACGFPVSAGRTLCVECEEKKWRGQLGVPKAGAGGVTAAASSVVPATMAPKAEMRAFAAAQSAGSGVSMPSIERASSMIRVSGGSVPATTVREFKATEAPTGISSAAFDGMEPAAAKGSPEFVLSAGLEPAQSWFATHKYIVGVLLVVGAVVAAIFLVR
- a CDS encoding ATP-binding protein, coding for MLSLRDCSIPKKLTWINMVVSGTALLLAGAGLFAYDLYSFRAGTVRDLGIQAQIIGSNSISAVMFDDPHSAETTLSALRAAPHVMSAEIYTLDGSEFAGYRRDRGQAPSLQPTIPNGQTQASRIQNGQVALVRLIMFHGKPVATVYLRSDLEAINARERGSALIVATVFLMALLAAMWMSASARRSIADPIVRLAETAQIVLSEKNYSVRAPANGERNEIGVLISTFNEMLAQIQERDAAIGEAHDRLEQQVQERTAQLHAANGDLEAFSYSVSHDLRAPLRHISGFSQILSEEYGSKMEPEAQQYLNRIQSGVKSMGRLIEDLLKMAQIGREHLVRVNTDLNSLLRDVLSDLQSECGSRQIDWQIGDLSPVECDPGLMKQVFTNLLSNAVKYSRRREIAVIEVGQIQEKGVSVIFVRDNGAGFDERYANKLFGVFQRLHKAEDFEGTGVGLSTVRRIVRKHGGEVWAKSEVGKGATFFFALVARPGLIEVGKAAVTGR
- a CDS encoding cysteine desulfurase-like protein — its product is MMPRISWLDNDVRNHDKNKPTIMPTTEHVISRTLDLAYIRAQFPALAQAVNGHPAVFLDGPGGTQVPQRVIDAISNYLRRDNANTGGAYATSRRTDAMIAEARSAMADFLHCAADEVVFGPNMTTLTYVISRAIARELKPGDEIVITRLDHDANASPWLQMAEDLQNEGRGVIVRWAEINDADCTLNMSDLASKINKNTKLVAAGYASNAVGTINPVKEIVRLAHAAGALAYIDAVHYGPHGLIDVAALDCDFLACSTYKFFGPHMAVLYGKREHLKRLRPYKLRPNTNAIPNCWEWGTLNHECIAGIAACVEYLADLGRSSEQRVPHPSRLSKGGNSDSRPETTPRRAAIEAAYAAIHEHERALTEQMMAGLKKIPSVKIYGITDPARFHERCATFAIRIEDHTPLELATKLGDRGIFTWDGNYYALNLTEHLDVEKSGGFLRIGLVHYNTADEIDRLLAALHEIVGA
- a CDS encoding PPOX class F420-dependent oxidoreductase produces the protein MPQAIPEKYKDLFQKRAFASLGTLMPDGSPQVTPVWCDFDGEHVIFNSARGRQKDKNVRRDPRVSLAIIDPENPYRYLEIRGRVVEITEEGADESINKLAKKYLGVDKYPYAQPSEVRVIYKIKPEHTTVMG
- a CDS encoding ribonuclease HI family protein, producing the protein MSELVAYVDGGCLGNPGPSGIGVVIQGCASGPVRIAKWIGHQDNNVAEYAALMEALQYAISRKAQKLHVYSDSEVVVRQMTGEYICRSPRLYSLHWTCRKLARSLAFSISHVPRESNAEANGLAQAALRRMRQQAALSIVT